A segment of the Amycolatopsis thermophila genome:
CGCAGGTCGGCGGCCATCGAATTGAGCAGGTCACGCACCTCACCGGCGAGAGCGGCCACCGCGTCGCGGGTGTGGCGCAGGTGCACCGGCGGCAGGACGATCGTGTTCACCGCCACGCCGATCGTCGCGCCGAGCAGGCTCTCGCCCAGCCGCTCCGCCAGGTAGACGAGGTTGCCGGCGGTGCCGTAGGAGATCATCAGCAGTGCGCTGACGCCGACCCAGATGCCGCTGGTGCCGAAGCGGTGCCACTGGCCCAGCAGCACGCCGACGAACACGGCGACCGCGAGTGCCAGTACCGCCGACGGGATGAGGTGCGCCGCGACGTACGCGATCGCCAGACCGAGCAGGATCGCGCCGGCCTGCTGCGCGGCGTTGGTCACGGACCGGTACACCGTCTCCGTCATCAGGAACACCGCGGTGTACGGCGCGATGAACGATTGCGGCGACGGGATGACCACGCGCGCCACCAGCCAGGCGAGCACGGCGGCGATCGCCATCTTGGCCGCCTGCAGGACAGCCTCGCGTTCCCGGCCGGGGAAGCGCCAGGCTCGTGCCAGCCAGTACCAGGGGTGCGAAAAGCGTGCCATCGTCCAGGCGGTACCCGGTCACACTGGTGGTCATGCGGATCCGCGCGGCCACAGCGGCCGATCTCACGGTGCTGCCGGACATCGAACGTTCGGCGGGTGAGTGCTTCCGGGACATCGGGATGCCGGAAATAGCCGACGACGACCTGCCCGCACCGGAGGACCTGGCGGGGTACCCGTTCGCGTGGGTGGCGGTCGAGCCGGAGCCGGTGGCGTACCTGGTCGCGGCGCCGGTGGACGGGTGCCTGCACATCGAGCAGGTGTCGGTGCACGCGGCCGCCGCGCGCCGCGGCATCGGGCGGGCCCTCATCGAGGTGGCCGGGCGCGCCGGGTTCCCGGCCCTGACGCTGACGACGTTCGCCGAGGTCCCGTGGAACGCGCCCTACTACGAGCGGTGCGGGTTCGTGCGGCTGGCGCCGGAGGAGTTGCCGCCCGGGTTGCGGCGCATCCGGGCGGCGGAGGCCGCGCGGGGGCTGGACCGCTGGCCGCGCGTGGCGATGCGCCGGCCGTGCGGCACCTGACCCGCCACCGGCGCCGGTTTCCGGCGGGCGCGGTTCCCCGTAGGGCCGCGCCCCGCCGCGACCGTCAGCGAGCGCGCACGGAGTCCAGCAGGTCGATCGCCACCTGGCGGAGCTTCGTGTTCTGCCGCTGCGACTGCTCCACCAGCCGGTCGAACGCCTCGTCCGCGCTGATGCCGTGCACGGCCATCAGGACGCCCTTGGCCTGGTCGATCTCGGCCCGCGAGGTGAGCGCGTTCTCCAGGTGCCGGATCTGCTGGCGCGCGTGGTACCAGCGGCGCGCGTTGCTGATCGCGGCCGAGGCGGCGCCGGTGAACAACCGCATCAGCTTCTGGTCGAACGGGTCGAACGCCCCGTCCACCCGGCTGTAGAGGTTCAGCGAGCCCACCAGTTCCTGACCGTCCCGCGCGCCGGTGCCCAGCAGCAGGGGAACGGCGAGGTAGGCCAGCACACCGCACTGCTCGGCGGCGGCGGCGAACGCGGGCCATCGACTGTCCGGTTTGGACACCGCACGGACCGGTTCGTGCGTGCGGATCGCGAGCAGGCACGGCCCGTCGCCCGCGGCGTACTGGGCTTCGTCGATCCCCCTCAGCTCGCCCTGGGTGATCGCGGCGGTGCGCGGCCCCCTCTCGTCGAGCACGGTGACGCTCACGCCGTCGGCGTCCGCGATCGCGTTGACCGCGGTCTCGGCCAGCCGCTGGAGGACCGCGTCCAGCGGCTCCTCTTCGTCGATGCCGCCGCGCAGGCTTTCCAGTGCGACGGTGACGTCATCGAGTCGGGCCAGCGGGGCGGGCCGCTCGGGTCTGGTCATGGATCGGTTCTCTCCGCGTGTGCGTCCTCGGGCACACCGCCGGACCGCCCGCGGCGACGGCGGGTGGTGAGCGGGTACCGCGATGTGGGGGTGGTCCGGGATCGGCAGGCGATCAGAACCGGAGCATGGGTAACGCGGATGAGCGCGGACGTCGTCGTGTCCGCCGGAGTTCACGCATCGTCAAGCCTCCGCCTCAGTCGTTCCGTCCGCCGTTCGGACGGCGATGGGCGCCGGCTGCTTGACGCTGGCGCGATCATACGTGGCCCCGGAGCGAGGACCAACAGAGCCCGCGCGAAGTGGGTTTGAGCCCCGACGGCTCAAGAGCCCTGCTCGTCCACCGGCGCCCACAGGCTGGGCAGGTTCACGACGATGCCCTCCTGGCTGCTGCGCGCGATGACGACCACCGCGTCCTCGTCGCCGGGGTTCTCCTCGCGGTGCGGGACGTAGGGAGGCACGAAGATGTAGTCGCCGGGCTCGGTCTCCAGCCGGATTTCCTCGTCGCCGTCGGCGAAGACGAACACCGGGTGCCCGGACTTCACGTAGATCGCCGTCTCGGCCTCACCGTGGTGGTGGTCACCGGAGTTGGTCCGGGGGCCGACGTGGGTCTCGCCCATCCAGACCTTCTCGGAACCGGCCGTCCGGCCCGAGATCGCCTCCAGCCGGCGCATCCCACTGGTCTGCGCCGTGTCCCCGGACAGCTCGCCGCCCTTGATGTGCCGCAGCGGGCGGTGCCAGGCCTCGGTCACGATGGTTCCTCTCGCCAGTGGAGCTCCGCTACCACCGTAGCCGGTTCCGGCGGCCCGAACGGGGTATCCGCCCACCATGACCACTCCAAGCACGAGACCGCTCGCGGTCGTCACCGGGGCGTCCACCGGGATCGGCCGGGAGCTGGCGAAGCAGTTCGCCCGGCACGGGTACGACCTCGTGATCGCGGCGGAGAACCCGGAACTGGACGACGCGCACCGCGAGCTGACCGCGCTCGGCGGGCAGGTCCTGGCCGTGCGCGGCGACCTCGCCTCCTACGACGGTGTGGAGAACCTCGTCGCCGCGGTGGCGTCGACGCGGCGGCCGGTGGCCGCGCTGGCGGTCAACGCCGGGGTGGGCGTCGGCGGCGCGTTCGTGGACGGTTCGCTGCGCGACGAGCTGAACGTGGTGCACCTCAACGTCACGTCGGCCGTGCACCTGACCCGGCGCCTGCTGCCGGTGATGGTCGAGCAGGCCGCCGGCCGGGTGCTGTTCACGTCCTCCGTCGCGGCGATGACCCCCGGCCCGTTCCAGGCCGTCTACAACGCGACGAAGGCGTTCCTGGCGTCGTTCGCCGAGGCGCTGCGCGACGAGCTGAAGGACAGCGGTGTGACCGTCACCGTGCTGATGCCGGGCCCGACCGACACCGAGTTCTTCGAGCGCGCCGGGATGACCGACACGAAGATCGCGCAGGGACCCAAGGACGACCCGGCGCAGGTCGCCGAGCAGGGCTTCGCCGCGATGATGGCGGGCAAGGACAAGGTGGTCGCCGGCTCGGTGCGCAACAAGGTGCAGGCCACCGCCGCGCGGGCCGTGCCGGACCCGGCGAAGGCGGCCCTGCACCGGAAGATGTCCGAGCCCGGGTCGGCCGACTAGTCCACTGTGGACTGAAGGATCCGGGCGAGTGCGTCCGGCGCGGTGATCATGCAGTCGTGACCGCTGCGCAGCCCGGTGACCGGCCAGCCCCGCTCCGCGGCCCATCCGGCGAAGGGCAGCCGCTCGCCGGGCAGGCACACCACGGCGCGGCAGGGGATGCGCTCGACCGCGCCGGACAGCGTCGTCGGCTCGGCGAACGACCGGCGCGGGTGCGGGACGAGGTTGGCTTCGAGCCACTTCACGTCGACGGGGTCGGTGACACCGACGGTCGCGGCGGGCGGCACGCCGATCAGGTGCCCGGTGGTCAGCGAGTCCACCCACTGCGTGAACCACTCGGGCGCGCGGCTGTCCATCGACTCGCCGTCACGGCCGAACCACGCGTCGACCAGCGCGATCCGCGCGACCCGCTCCGGGACCCGGTCCGCCGCCTCGCGCACGACGAAACCCGAGTAGCTGTGGCCGACGAGGACGACGTCGCGCAGGTCCTCGTCCACCAGCAGCGCGGCCACCTCGGCGGCGTGGGTGTGCAGGCCGGCGGCGGCGTCCATCGTGAGGTCCGGGGTGAACACGCGGTGGCCGTGCTCGCGCAGCGGCGCCGCCACGCGGTCCCAGCACCAGCCGCCGTGCCACGCGCCGTGCACGAGCAGGTAGGTCGTCATCGGCAGCACGGTAGGGACCGCCGCGCGCTGGCGGCAATTCCGCGAAAGGTATCGGCCGCGGGGTTAACCGGGACGAGCCGGTGGAACACGGCGGGTATGAGGGTGGTGGTGACGGGCGCGTCCGGGAACATCGGGACGGCCTTCCTGCGCGCGGCGGCGCACCGGCCGGAGTGGGACATCGTCGGGCTCGCGCGGCGGGTGCCTGCCCGGCGCCCGCCCTACGACGTGGCCGAGTGGGTGGAGTGCGACCTCGACTCCGACGAAGCCCCGGACGTGCTGCCGAAGGTCTTCACCGGTGCCGACGCCGTCGTGCACCTGGCCTGGGCGATCCACCCCGGCACGGACGAGCCGCCCCGCAACCGGACCAACATCGAGGGCTCCCAGGAGGTCCTCGCGGCCGTGGCCGACGCCGGGGTGCCGCACCTGGTCTGCGCCTCCTCGGTCGCCGCCTACACGCCGGGCCCGCGCTGGACGCGCGTCGACGAGGACTGGCCGCGCGCCGGCGTCCCGGGCAGCGCCTACAGCCGGGACAAGGCGCGCCTGGAACGCCTGGTCGAGCTGTTCGCGCGGCAGCACCCGGACATCGGGGTGGCGGTGTTCCGGCCGTGCGCCGTCGCGCAGCACGAGTCCGGGTCGCAGCTGGCGCGCTGGACGTTGAGCCCGTTGCTGCCCACCGGGATCCTCGGCAACCGCTGGCTGCCGGTGCCGCTGTGGGACGGGCTGCGCGGCCAGGTGGTGCACTCCGGCGACGTCGCCGACGCGATCTGCCGCATGCTGGACCGGCGCGCGGAGGGCGCGTTCAACCTCGCGGCCGAACCGGTCCTCGGCGTGCACGACCTCACCGAGCTGCTCGGCGGTTTCCGGGTGCCGGTGCCGCGACGGCTGATCACCGGGCTGGCCCTGCCGACGTGGCGCCTCGGGCTGCAGCCGATGCACCCCGGCTGGCTCACGCTCGCCGACCAGGTGCCGCTGATGGACACCACGCGCGCCCGCGCCCACCTGGGCTGGGAACCGCGCCACGACGCGAAGGAGACGCTCGCCGAGGTGATCGCCGGGATGCGCGACGGCAGCGGCGCCGCCAGCGGTCCGCTCGCGCCACGGGATGTGGGACGGTGGTCCGACCGCTTGGCCGGGATCAAGCTCGGGCGGCCGATCCGCCAGACCCAGGCCTGAGAGGAGCGTCGTGACCGAGACAGTCGACGCGGTCGTCGTGGGGGCGGGCCAGAACGGGCTCGTCGCGGCGAACGTGCTCGCCGACGCCGGGTGGAGCGTGCTGGTGCTCGAAGCCCAGCCGGAGCCCGGTGGTGCGGTGCGCACGGCCGAGATCACCGCACCCGGGTTCCGCAGCGACCTGTGCAGCGCGTTCTACCCGCTCGGCCGCGCGTCGCCGGTGCTGCAGGACCTGGGCCTCGACGCCTACGGCCTGGTCTGGAAGCACGCGCCGCTGGTGCTGGCGCACGTCCTGGCCGACGACCGGTGCGTGGCCCTGTCGCAGAACATCGACGAGACAGCCGCGTCGGTGGCATCGTTCGCGCCGAAGGACGCCGGCGCGTGGCGCGACGCGTTCGACCAGTGGCTGCGGATCAGGCACGACCTGCTGGACTCCGTGCTGCGCCCGTTCCCGCCGGTGCGGTCCGCGTCGAACCTGGTGCGCCGGATCGGGGTGGCCGAGGCGTACCGGCTGGTCCGGATGGTGACGCTGCCGGTGCGGCGCCTGGGCGAGGAACTGTTCGACGGCGAGGGCGCGAAGCTGCTGTTCGCCGGCAACGCCCTGCACACCGACCTCGGGCCGGACAACGCGGGTAGCGGCGTGTTCGGGTGGCTGCTCGCGATGGCCGGGCAGGACGTCGGGTTCCCGGTGCCGGAGGGCGGCGCGGAGCGGCTGATCACGGCCCTGGTCCGGCGCCTCGCCGACCGGGGCGGGCGGGTGGAGTGCAACCGGGCGGTGCGGGACGTGCTGATCGCGGGCAACCGCGCGATGGGCGTGCGCGACGAACACGGTGAGCTGGTGCGGGCCCGGCGCGCGGTGCTGGCCGACGTGCCGGCGCCGACGCTGTACCGGGAGCTGGTCGGCGAGGAGCACCTGCCGTCCAGGTTCGTCGCGGACCTGGAGCGGTTCCAGTGGGACAACGCGACGATCAAGGTCGACTGGGCGTTGTCGGGGAGGATCCCGTGGACGGCGCCCGAGGCGCGCCGGTCGGGCGTGGTGCACCTGGATGCGGACCTCGACGGCCTGACGGGGTACGCGGCGGACCTCGCGTGCGGGCGCGTGCCCGGGCGGCCGTTCCTGCTGCTGGGCCAGATGACCACGGCGGACCCGTCCCGCTCGCCTGCCGGGACGGAGTCGGTGTGGGCCTACACCCACGTCCCACGCGGCGAGCGGTGGGACCGCGGCCGTCTGGAGGCCTACGCCGACCGGATGCAGGACACCATCGAGCGGCGGGCGCCCGGGTTCACGGGGCTGGTCCGGGCGCGATGCGTACAGGGGCCGGGGGAGCTGCAGGAACACAACCAGAGCCTGGTGGAGGGCGCGATCAACGCCGGGACGGCGGCGATACACCAGCAGTTCGTGTTCCGGCCCGTGCCCGGCCTGTCACGCGCCGACACGCCCGTGGACCGGCTCTACCTGGCGGGCGCTTCAGCCCACCCGGGCGGCGCCGTGCACGGTGCGCCAGGAGCCAACGCAGCGCGAGCCGCACTGGCCCGGAACGGCATGGCGGGAGGCCTCTACAGGGCGACTATCCAGGCGGCGCACCGGGTGATCTACTCCTGACGGGTGGAGACGGACCACCCCCGCCCCAGGCAGCGACCGCCATCGGTGGCGCGGCCGGGTCGAGCCACCCCCACCCACCAGGCGGCCGGCCACGCTCGGCGAGGCGGGATCACCACGACCCGAACCGGACCCGGCAACGCCAGGCGAGGCAGGACCACCACCCGAACCGGAACCCGGCAACGCTCGGGGAAGCACGGACCTCACGAGACCTCCCGGCGGCCGGCAAGACCAGGCGAGGCGCGGGCCCACGAGACTTCCCGGCGCCCGGCGACGCGAGGCGGGCCCACGAGACTTCCCGGCGCCCGGCGACGCGAGGCGGGCCCACGAGACTTCCCGGCGCCCGGCGACGCGAGGCGGGCCCACGAGACTTCCCGGCGCCCGGCGACGCGAGGCGGGCCCACGAGACTTCCCGGCGCCCGGCGACGCGAGGCGGGCCCACGAGACTTCCCGGCGCCCGGCGACGCGAGGCGAGGCGCGGTGCGACCTCGCCAGACCTCACGAGCCTCCCGCCGGCCGGCAACGCAAGGCGACACACGGCGTCCCCAGACCTCCCCCGCCCCCGATCCCCAGCCGCCTTTGGTCGCCGACCAGGCGTGTCAAGGTACTCTTTCCCGCCTTGACACGCCTGCTCGGCGACCGAAAACACTCCACCCGGAGGGGGCGGGGGAGGTCGGCACCCAAAGCGACCACCCAGCGCCGTGAGGCGCCCCTGGCCGAAGGCCAGAGAAAAAGATCAAAAGATGTCCTCGCCGGACGGGCAGGCTCCGGGATGACCGGGGATGCTGGCCGGGTCACCTCATGCAGTGGGTCGCTGGGTGGTCATCCCGTCGCCTGCATTGAGGCGTATCACTGTGAGCCAGGCCCGCACGCTTGTGTTCTTCGGCCGCCGGACCCGGCGCAGGGTGCGGGCCTGGCTCACAGTGATCTGACGGCCTCAGGCGACGGGATGACCACCCAGCTCACTTTTGGGGCAGGGCGCTTCGCGCCGGGCACGCTGGCAGCTCAAGCGCGCCTATCGGTGCACGGCGATGTCCGCCAGGCGTCGCAGGGCTTCCGTGTTCCGCGGTGCCAGAACGGCACCTTGAACCGGAGCGGGCAGGAGGCTCAGCGGGCCGCGCATCAGCTTCTCGCCCATCTCGACGTCGGTCCCGCCGTCGGAGTCCGGTGTCAGGGTGAGCCGGATCTTCGCGACGCCCATCGGCCACATGCGGGCCTCCAGCTCGAGGAGCTTGTTCTCCTCGACCTCCACCACGGCGCTGACGTCTTTCACGCTCAGCGGCCACGGCCCGACACTGTGGTGGATCCGCGAACCGACCTGGGGCCAGTGGCTGTCCACCTGCCGGATGTGGGCCGCCCCGACCACCCAGCTCGCATAGAGCCAGCCGTCGGCCAGGACGGCGAACACCCGCTCCGGCGGGATGGGCACCCGCTGGCTCACCACGATCATGTCTCGCTCCCCGGCTCGGCTCACCGGCTGCGAGTACCCCGCCCGGGCGGGGGCAATCAGCTCACTTCGGTCGCGGGCGGTGCCACGGCCTCGTCCAGGGACGACGTGATCCGCAGCTGCTCGTCCAGCCGGGTCACCTCCAGCGGCCGCAGCACGGCCCGGCTGGTGGCCACGACCCGCAGCTCCAGCGAGTTGTCCTGGCACTTCTGGTGCGCGTTGACGAGCAGGCTCAAACCGATGGACCCGAGGAACGACACCCCGGACAGGTCGACCACCACGGGACCCGGTGGGCGGGCATCGGCGCAGGCGGCGGCCACCTGCTCCTCCAGGTCGGCAGCACTGGTCAGGTCCACGTCACCGTCCGCGGAGACCACGATGGCTCCGTCGATGAGGCGTCGCGTGACACGCAACTCGGTGGTCACCCGAGATACCTCCTACCGTCGTTTTACACCGCGTACTGCCGTGGCGGCCCAGAAGGAAGCTGCACCGGTTACCTGGACGAGCCGCCACGACACCTGGCTGGCGGCTCAACCGTCCGACGATCCTAACCGGAACTCACCGCGAGTGAGGACCGGGTCGGATCGTGTGTATCCGTCCCACGACGGGGAACCACACAGGCAGCGTTTCGTGAGCGGAAAGAACCGCTGGCTGCAGGACCGGGAGGACACAGTGAGGACCGACGGCTCGGGCCGCCCGACGAAGCAACGCAGCACGTCGTCCGCGTGGCGGCGGGCGGTCACCCGGCTGCCCGAGGAAGCACCGGCAGCCGGGCAGGCCCGCGAGTTCACGTCGTCCGCGCTCAGAGCTTGGCAGGTCCCCGACGACACCCGCGAGGACGTCGTCCTGGCGGCCTCCGAACTGGTGACCAACGCGGTCGAGCACGGGCACGGCGAGGTCACCGTGGTGCTGCGGCAGTGCGAGGACCGCCTGACGCTGCGCGTGTGGGACGACGACGTGCAGGTCCCGGTGCCGCGCGCGCGTGACCGCGACCCGATGCGCGGCAACGGCCTGGTGATCGTCGAGGCGGTCAGCGACGCCTGGGGCTACGAAACCGGCTCCGACGGCAAGTGGGTGTGGGCCGAGTTCGCGGTCGGCTGACCGCCTGCCGGCGGCCGGGACGAGCCGGCGCCGTGACGCGCCGCCGGCTCCGGCCGCACCGACCAGCGGCACAGCAGCAGGCACACGTCGTCGTCGTGCTCGTCCTCGCCCAGCATGTCGGTCAGGATCCGGTCGCCCGCCTCGTCCGTGGGCAGCCCGGTGACCCCGGTGAACGCGCCGGTCAACCGGTCCAGACCCTCGTCCAGCACCTCGGCGCGGCGCTCGACCAGCCCGTCGGTGTAGAGCAGCAGGTGACTGCCCGGCGCGATGATCTCCTCGTGCTCGGTGATGTCGAACGCGAACGGCACCCCGAGCATCGGCGCGTTCGGACGCTCCAGGTACCGCACGCCGTGCGCACCGGCGATCAGCATCGGCAGGTGCCCGGCACTCGCCCAGCGCATCCGGCCGGTCGCCAGCTCGAGGTCGGCGACCACGGCGGTGGCGAACAGCGAGCTGTCCAGGCCACGCAGCACGTGGTGGGCCAGCCGCAGCGCCTCCGCGGGGCCGTGCCCCTCGGCGGCGTAGGCGCGCAGCGCGTTCTGCAGCTTCCCCATCACGACGGCGGCGTCGAGTCCGTGGCCGGTGACGTCGCCCACGGTCAGCACGACCGTGCCGTCGGCGCGGGTGAACGCGTCGAACCAGTCGCCGCCGATGTTCACACCCCGCGCGGCGGGCCGGTACCGCGCGCACAGCTCCAGGTCGTCGGGCGCGGACAGCGTGGGCAGCATCGCGTGCTGCAGCCGCTCGGCCAGCTCCCGTTCGTGTTCGTACTCGTTCGCGTTGCGCAGCCCGACCGCGGAGCGGGCCGCGACCGCGGTGAGGAACGGGATCTCCTCGTCGCTGAACTCGACGTCCCGCAGCAGTTCGAGCACGCCCAGCAGGTGCGGGCCGACGGTCAGCGGTAACAGCAGCCGCTTCGGCTCGACGTGCGGCTGGTGACCCGTAGCGACCCGCTGCACCGCCGCGTCCGCCCGGCTCTCCGGGTTCGGCAGCCGCTGGAGACCACGGCTCTCCGGCACCGCCAGCCACACGCCCGCGCAGTCGGCCAGGTTCTCCCGTTCGATGAGCCCGACCAGGGCCTCCACGACCTCCCGGCCGCGCAGCGAGGCCGACACGCTGCGGCTCACCTCGTCCAGGAAGGCGGAGCGCTGCCGCTGCCGCTCGACCTCGGCGTGCAGGGCCAGCAGGCCGGCGTTGGTCTGCTCCAGCTCGGACTGGTGCAGCCGCAGCTCGCGTTCCTGCCGCGCGATGGTCTCGCGCAGCTCGCGCAGCACCTCTTCCACGGCCTCGTCGCGCCGGGTCCCGGTCATCGCCCGCCGCCCCCGGTGACGACGAGCACGCAGGCGTCGTCCCGGCCGCGACCGCGCTGCCCCAGGATCCAGCCGGCGACGGTGGCTGGGTCGTGGTTGAACAGGCCGGGCCAGTCGGTGTTGCTCCACTTGTCCGACACCCCGTCGGTGTGCAGGACCAGCCAGCTGCGGGGGGACCACTCGTAGGCCGAGTCGGACGGGCCGGACCGCGCGGCGACGCCGACGATGCCGTGCCGGGACACGATGCGCTGCACGGACCTGTCCGGGTCCGCGTAGAACCGGGTGGACACGTTGCCCACCCCGGAGAACCGCATGCGTCCCTCCGCCGGTGTCAGCTGGGCGACCGCCACGGTCGCGCCACGGGTGGAGGCGAGGGACGGCTGCATCAGCTCCAGGATACGAGCCGGGCGCAGGCCGGTGTGGGCGGCGACAGTGGAGATCGCCACGTCGCTGGCCCTGGCTGCTAACCCGCCGTGACCCAAGCCGTCACTCACCGCGACAGTCACGGTATCGTCCGCCGCCTCCGCGGTCCACCGGTCACCGCACTCCGTCTCACCCGGTGCGGTGAGGATCGCACTGCCGATCCGCATCCGTCCGGGCAGCCGGACGGGTGCGATATGCCAGCGCGCGAGCACGGCGGTGCCCTGGCCCCGGCGGCTGTAGAGGTCGAAGACGTCGGCGGCCCGGCGGACGGCACCCAGACCCCCGCCCATCGTCCCGACGGTGGAGAAGCCGTCGCGCATGCTGTCTTCGATCCGGCCGATCCCGGGGCCGCAGTCGACCGCGAGCACGTCGACCCGGCCCAGGGCCGCAACCACGCTGAACACCCCGCGCTTGGCGTGTTTGAGCAGGTTGGACGCCAGTTCGGTGGCGGCGAGCGACACCAGGTGCACCCGTTCCAGTGGCAGCCCGGCCCGGGCGGCGGCCGAGGCGGCGATGACGCGCGCGCGGCCGACGTGACTCGGCTCGGTCACGATCAGGTCGTCCCGGGTCACGAGCCCGAGCTTCGCCGCACGGACATGCTGATCTCCACCTTGGTGCCGCGGCCGGGCACGGATTCGATCCGGAACTGGTCGGCGAGCCGCTTGGCCCCGCCCAGCCCGAGGCCGAGGCCGGAGCCGGTGGTGAACCCGTCCGCCATCGCGGCCTCGATGTCCGGGATTCCCGGTCCCTTGTCGGTGAAGGTCATCCGCACCGTCGGGTTGCCGCCCAGGTCCTCGACCGCGATCTCCGCCTGCCCGCCGCCGCCGTAGACGAGGGCGTTGCGGGCGAGTTCGCTGGCCGCGGTGACCAGTTTCGTCTGCTGCACGAGGCTGAACCCCGCGGTGGACGCCGCCTCCCTGGCGGCGTGCCGCACATGCACGATGTCGTATTCGTCGTGGATGGCGACCGTGCTCGTGGAGGGCGCCCGTGTCACCGCAGCGCCGTCCGCCTGGGCCCCGGTGAAGGGGCGAGGAGTGACAGACCCTCCTCGACGGAGAGCGCGGTGAGCAGGCCGGGCAGGGTCAGGCCGAGTTCGACGAGGGTGATGGCCACGGCGGGGCGCATGCCCACCACGACCGTGCGCGCCGCCATCAGCGACGTGATGGCGGCGATGTCGTGCAGCGTGCGGGCCAGGAAGGAGTCGATGACGTCGAGCACCGAGACGTCGATGAGCACACCCCGCGCACGGGTCTCCACGACCTTCTCGGTGAGCTCGGACTCGAACTCCGACACCGACTGGTCGAGGAGC
Coding sequences within it:
- a CDS encoding SRPBCC family protein; its protein translation is MIVVSQRVPIPPERVFAVLADGWLYASWVVGAAHIRQVDSHWPQVGSRIHHSVGPWPLSVKDVSAVVEVEENKLLELEARMWPMGVAKIRLTLTPDSDGGTDVEMGEKLMRGPLSLLPAPVQGAVLAPRNTEALRRLADIAVHR
- a CDS encoding FUSC family protein, whose protein sequence is MARFSHPWYWLARAWRFPGREREAVLQAAKMAIAAVLAWLVARVVIPSPQSFIAPYTAVFLMTETVYRSVTNAAQQAGAILLGLAIAYVAAHLIPSAVLALAVAVFVGVLLGQWHRFGTSGIWVGVSALLMISYGTAGNLVYLAERLGESLLGATIGVAVNTIVLPPVHLRHTRDAVAALAGEVRDLLNSMAADLRDAWDTDTAARWLRNARRLDEAVRRADDAVSWGRESVRFNIRWLLDRRRGRTALPSAFESPLNILSDVSEQVKRIADALNTAAQQEESDREFTGEFARLMDELAAAVTCLDQSEGRLPELPGHLDEVAARHRDLTRWVHAEPVTTITRQAEDAALLAVARSMRALDAAAPR
- a CDS encoding phytoene desaturase family protein, whose protein sequence is MTETVDAVVVGAGQNGLVAANVLADAGWSVLVLEAQPEPGGAVRTAEITAPGFRSDLCSAFYPLGRASPVLQDLGLDAYGLVWKHAPLVLAHVLADDRCVALSQNIDETAASVASFAPKDAGAWRDAFDQWLRIRHDLLDSVLRPFPPVRSASNLVRRIGVAEAYRLVRMVTLPVRRLGEELFDGEGAKLLFAGNALHTDLGPDNAGSGVFGWLLAMAGQDVGFPVPEGGAERLITALVRRLADRGGRVECNRAVRDVLIAGNRAMGVRDEHGELVRARRAVLADVPAPTLYRELVGEEHLPSRFVADLERFQWDNATIKVDWALSGRIPWTAPEARRSGVVHLDADLDGLTGYAADLACGRVPGRPFLLLGQMTTADPSRSPAGTESVWAYTHVPRGERWDRGRLEAYADRMQDTIERRAPGFTGLVRARCVQGPGELQEHNQSLVEGAINAGTAAIHQQFVFRPVPGLSRADTPVDRLYLAGASAHPGGAVHGAPGANAARAALARNGMAGGLYRATIQAAHRVIYS
- a CDS encoding ANTAR domain-containing response regulator — translated: MTRPERPAPLARLDDVTVALESLRGGIDEEEPLDAVLQRLAETAVNAIADADGVSVTVLDERGPRTAAITQGELRGIDEAQYAAGDGPCLLAIRTHEPVRAVSKPDSRWPAFAAAAEQCGVLAYLAVPLLLGTGARDGQELVGSLNLYSRVDGAFDPFDQKLMRLFTGAASAAISNARRWYHARQQIRHLENALTSRAEIDQAKGVLMAVHGISADEAFDRLVEQSQRQNTKLRQVAIDLLDSVRAR
- a CDS encoding ATP-binding protein; its protein translation is MSGKNRWLQDREDTVRTDGSGRPTKQRSTSSAWRRAVTRLPEEAPAAGQAREFTSSALRAWQVPDDTREDVVLAASELVTNAVEHGHGEVTVVLRQCEDRLTLRVWDDDVQVPVPRARDRDPMRGNGLVIVEAVSDAWGYETGSDGKWVWAEFAVG
- a CDS encoding SDR family NAD(P)-dependent oxidoreductase; the protein is MTTPSTRPLAVVTGASTGIGRELAKQFARHGYDLVIAAENPELDDAHRELTALGGQVLAVRGDLASYDGVENLVAAVASTRRPVAALAVNAGVGVGGAFVDGSLRDELNVVHLNVTSAVHLTRRLLPVMVEQAAGRVLFTSSVAAMTPGPFQAVYNATKAFLASFAEALRDELKDSGVTVTVLMPGPTDTEFFERAGMTDTKIAQGPKDDPAQVAEQGFAAMMAGKDKVVAGSVRNKVQATAARAVPDPAKAALHRKMSEPGSAD
- a CDS encoding cupin domain-containing protein, whose translation is MTEAWHRPLRHIKGGELSGDTAQTSGMRRLEAISGRTAGSEKVWMGETHVGPRTNSGDHHHGEAETAIYVKSGHPVFVFADGDEEIRLETEPGDYIFVPPYVPHREENPGDEDAVVVIARSSQEGIVVNLPSLWAPVDEQGS
- a CDS encoding GNAT family N-acetyltransferase is translated as MRIRAATAADLTVLPDIERSAGECFRDIGMPEIADDDLPAPEDLAGYPFAWVAVEPEPVAYLVAAPVDGCLHIEQVSVHAAAARRGIGRALIEVAGRAGFPALTLTTFAEVPWNAPYYERCGFVRLAPEELPPGLRRIRAAEAARGLDRWPRVAMRRPCGT
- a CDS encoding alpha/beta fold hydrolase, which translates into the protein MTTYLLVHGAWHGGWCWDRVAAPLREHGHRVFTPDLTMDAAAGLHTHAAEVAALLVDEDLRDVVLVGHSYSGFVVREAADRVPERVARIALVDAWFGRDGESMDSRAPEWFTQWVDSLTTGHLIGVPPAATVGVTDPVDVKWLEANLVPHPRRSFAEPTTLSGAVERIPCRAVVCLPGERLPFAGWAAERGWPVTGLRSGHDCMITAPDALARILQSTVD
- a CDS encoding NAD-dependent epimerase/dehydratase family protein; protein product: MRVVVTGASGNIGTAFLRAAAHRPEWDIVGLARRVPARRPPYDVAEWVECDLDSDEAPDVLPKVFTGADAVVHLAWAIHPGTDEPPRNRTNIEGSQEVLAAVADAGVPHLVCASSVAAYTPGPRWTRVDEDWPRAGVPGSAYSRDKARLERLVELFARQHPDIGVAVFRPCAVAQHESGSQLARWTLSPLLPTGILGNRWLPVPLWDGLRGQVVHSGDVADAICRMLDRRAEGAFNLAAEPVLGVHDLTELLGGFRVPVPRRLITGLALPTWRLGLQPMHPGWLTLADQVPLMDTTRARAHLGWEPRHDAKETLAEVIAGMRDGSGAASGPLAPRDVGRWSDRLAGIKLGRPIRQTQA
- a CDS encoding STAS domain-containing protein, yielding MTTELRVTRRLIDGAIVVSADGDVDLTSAADLEEQVAAACADARPPGPVVVDLSGVSFLGSIGLSLLVNAHQKCQDNSLELRVVATSRAVLRPLEVTRLDEQLRITSSLDEAVAPPATEVS